The following are encoded in a window of Candidatus Moraniibacteriota bacterium genomic DNA:
- a CDS encoding insulinase family protein produces the protein MHYEKRILKNGLRVILAPVKEAPTATVLILTGTGSRYETKENNGISHFLEHLFFKGTQKRPTTLDIATELDSIGGLYNAFTGKDRTGYWAKTSSENVHTALDIMSDVFLNAKFEAKEINKERGAIIQEMRMYEDMPGRRVEEIFENLLYGDHPLGWDIVGPEENIKNLKRSDFMSYLDEKYRAENIVVCVAGGFDQEKTFSYIEKNFSHIPNNFSRHFETIHDAQESPKLFIKNKKTDQTHFMVGVRTFDRFHKDRYALSLLSGILGGGMSSRLFIQVRERRGLAYRVSTGVEAYDDAGYLATYCGVEHKNLEKALQVILSEYKKIARNGVDAKELKKAKEHLKGSLAMGLESSDDIASFLADQEILRSEITLPDTIVKRVDRVKMEDIKLVAREIFKSDRLNFSAIGPDIEEAKIKELLKL, from the coding sequence ATGCATTACGAAAAAAGAATATTAAAAAACGGACTTCGTGTTATTTTGGCACCTGTAAAAGAAGCTCCCACAGCAACAGTACTTATTCTTACGGGAACAGGATCTCGTTATGAGACAAAAGAAAATAATGGAATATCTCATTTTCTCGAACATCTTTTTTTTAAGGGAACACAAAAGCGTCCCACAACACTTGATATTGCAACAGAACTTGATTCTATTGGTGGATTGTATAATGCGTTTACTGGAAAGGATCGAACAGGTTATTGGGCAAAAACAAGTAGTGAGAATGTACATACCGCTTTAGATATTATGAGTGATGTCTTTTTGAATGCTAAATTTGAAGCGAAAGAAATCAATAAAGAGCGAGGCGCCATTATTCAAGAAATGCGAATGTATGAAGATATGCCGGGACGTCGAGTAGAGGAGATTTTTGAAAATCTTCTTTACGGAGATCATCCTCTTGGTTGGGATATTGTGGGCCCTGAAGAAAATATAAAAAATCTCAAGAGAAGTGATTTCATGTCGTATCTGGATGAAAAATATCGAGCAGAGAATATTGTCGTGTGTGTTGCAGGGGGATTTGACCAAGAGAAAACATTTTCATATATAGAAAAAAACTTTTCTCATATTCCAAATAATTTCTCACGTCATTTCGAAACAATACATGATGCGCAAGAGAGTCCCAAACTTTTTATCAAAAACAAAAAAACCGATCAAACTCATTTCATGGTAGGAGTACGAACATTCGATCGTTTTCATAAAGACCGTTATGCACTTTCTCTTCTCTCGGGAATTTTGGGAGGAGGAATGTCGAGTCGATTATTTATTCAGGTCCGTGAACGTCGGGGACTTGCGTATCGTGTGAGTACTGGAGTCGAGGCATATGATGACGCTGGATATCTTGCGACGTATTGTGGAGTAGAACACAAAAATCTCGAAAAAGCATTACAAGTTATTCTTTCTGAATACAAGAAAATAGCCCGAAATGGTGTGGATGCTAAAGAGCTCAAAAAAGCGAAAGAACATCTCAAAGGAAGTTTGGCCATGGGACTTGAATCCAGTGACGACATAGCTTCATTTTTGGCAGATCAGGAAATTCTTCGTAGCGAAATAACACTTCCAGATACAATAGTAAAACGTGTGGATCGAGTAAAAATGGAGGATATTAAGCTTGTTGCTAGGGAAATTTTCAAATCTGATCGATTAAATTTTTCAGCAATAGGTCCTGACATTGAAGAAGCGAAAATAAAGGAACTTCTCAAATTGTAA
- a CDS encoding DKNYY domain-containing protein, with the protein MKNFLKYGILFLIILSLGVFSFLFFERLLPENMNFYRGESIRIDEIYTKDNVDVYYSGVIIENADPKTFEVINKTYAKDEKNIFFLGKAVDYLDAKTFELLDTDINVVRDKNGWYRNLSLFIPKTCGEEPLNKNIRYGQYGYRDLKNGEFTFSFYEKYRYTDQIEMVSDAYYKVEGKAIYHEECQLAGADVNAFEFVQNGFAKTKKNVYFKGNRIDGLDPSTLKVISEDYVADAKGIYFLSADMIHVEKISFQMPEKFQILGGGYSTDGEFLMYGNSKIGLYSETFHILSEKARTAEDEKLYYGSGVLVSKKIQGWKLVTEEPFNEDGSIKPLRFEGKKSIQGWYEYDYEYEEKKGWVFHVVHSDISLFPEDITGLHEDGSEITPSVKIVTTLSNDQEDMLKKASKERPATIRVTSFTKYPHSRPEVEIDLEKISL; encoded by the coding sequence ATGAAAAACTTTTTAAAGTACGGCATCCTTTTTCTTATCATTCTTTCTTTGGGTGTTTTTTCTTTTCTTTTTTTTGAAAGATTGCTTCCAGAGAATATGAATTTTTATCGGGGAGAAAGTATTCGTATTGATGAAATATATACGAAAGATAATGTGGATGTATATTACTCGGGAGTTATTATAGAAAACGCTGATCCCAAAACATTTGAAGTTATCAATAAAACGTATGCAAAAGATGAAAAAAACATTTTTTTCTTGGGAAAAGCCGTGGACTATCTGGATGCAAAAACATTTGAACTTTTAGATACGGACATCAATGTTGTTCGTGATAAAAATGGATGGTATAGAAATCTTTCTCTTTTTATTCCAAAAACATGTGGGGAGGAACCTTTAAATAAAAATATACGATATGGACAGTACGGATATAGAGATCTTAAAAATGGAGAGTTCACTTTTTCTTTTTATGAAAAATATCGCTACACAGATCAAATAGAAATGGTTTCAGACGCATACTATAAGGTTGAAGGAAAGGCGATATATCATGAAGAATGTCAGCTTGCAGGAGCCGATGTGAATGCTTTTGAATTCGTTCAGAACGGCTTTGCTAAAACCAAGAAAAATGTTTATTTTAAGGGAAATAGAATAGATGGTTTGGACCCAAGTACTTTGAAAGTTATTTCAGAAGATTATGTAGCTGATGCAAAAGGTATTTATTTTCTTTCTGCTGATATGATCCATGTGGAGAAGATTTCTTTTCAAATGCCTGAAAAATTTCAAATTCTTGGTGGAGGGTATTCAACGGACGGGGAATTTTTGATGTATGGAAATTCTAAGATTGGACTCTATAGCGAAACATTTCATATTCTTTCTGAAAAGGCGAGAACAGCGGAAGATGAGAAGCTTTATTACGGGAGTGGTGTTTTGGTTTCTAAAAAAATACAGGGCTGGAAGCTTGTTACAGAAGAGCCATTTAATGAGGATGGTTCCATAAAACCTCTTCGTTTTGAAGGGAAAAAATCTATTCAAGGATGGTATGAATATGATTATGAATATGAAGAGAAAAAAGGTTGGGTTTTTCATGTCGTACATAGTGATATTTCTTTATTCCCTGAAGACATTACAGGCCTTCATGAGGACGGATCAGAAATTACTCCTTCTGTAAAAATTGTAACAACACTTTCTAATGATCAAGAGGATATGCTAAAAAAAGCTTCTAAAGAAAGGCCCGCAACAATAAGAGTTACAAGTTTTACGAAGTATCCTCATAGTCGACCAGAAGTAGAAATTGATCTTGAAAAAATAAGTTTATAA